The following are encoded in a window of Sphaerisporangium siamense genomic DNA:
- a CDS encoding DNA polymerase III subunit gamma and tau: MSLALYRKYRPGTFAEVKGQEHVTEPLRQALRTGRINHAYLFSGPRGCGKTSSARILARSLNCEKGPTPDPCGVCESCVALAPTGPGHLDVIEIDAASHGGVDDARDLRERAFFAPVAARFKIYIIDEAHMVTREGFNALLKLVEEPPPHLKFVFATTEPEKVIGTIKSRTHHYPFRLMPPATLRQLMEEILGSESVPYEPAALPLVVRAGAGSARDSLSILDQLLAGADDAGITYARAVSLLGYTDADLLDEIVTAFARRDGAKVFAAVNRIIEGGHDPRRFAADLLERFRDLVVIANVPEATSSGLLDHPADELERLAAQAASMGPAELTRAAEVFNAGLTEMRGATSPRLLLELMCARVLLPGAEGGEAAMMARLERLERGGVVAAAPAAVAAPAEPSPAPRPAARPEPAPAAPRAEEAERAEPRPPAARPAADDWPAAAKPGSGGQPRRPEPASDPAPAPRVAPQGGALQHTWPQVLDVLRRRSPAVWANVSTHAEVIGVEGNIVTLGYSQVGAMRYFVNGTKDTVVAAAIAEVMGGTWKVEAVVAGSSGPSAGAAPARQAPPAARPAPSRPENAAPAPAPQASPSPQAAPSAQASPPARRQPAAGRPQAPSSQADDDPWPDAPPPDDVGGPPGGGRGPARGGLAAARSAANAAAQAGPRQAGATGWPDAVPGRTGAVEADEVDPDNDADADADALTGMALVQRELGGQIIGEIDHS, from the coding sequence ATGAGTCTCGCTCTCTACCGCAAATATCGGCCTGGGACGTTCGCCGAGGTCAAGGGTCAGGAACACGTCACCGAGCCGCTCCGGCAGGCGCTGCGCACCGGGCGCATCAACCACGCCTACCTGTTCAGCGGCCCGCGTGGCTGCGGCAAGACCTCCAGCGCGCGCATTCTCGCCCGCTCGCTGAACTGCGAGAAGGGCCCCACGCCCGACCCTTGTGGCGTCTGCGAGTCCTGCGTGGCGCTCGCGCCCACCGGGCCGGGCCACCTGGACGTCATCGAGATCGACGCCGCCTCGCACGGTGGCGTGGACGACGCCCGCGACCTGCGCGAGCGCGCGTTCTTCGCGCCGGTCGCCGCGCGTTTCAAGATCTACATCATCGACGAGGCGCACATGGTGACCCGCGAGGGTTTCAACGCGCTGCTCAAGCTCGTCGAGGAGCCTCCGCCGCACCTGAAGTTCGTCTTCGCGACCACCGAGCCCGAGAAGGTCATCGGCACCATCAAGTCGCGAACCCACCACTATCCCTTCCGGCTCATGCCGCCGGCGACGCTGCGCCAGCTCATGGAGGAGATCCTCGGCTCGGAGTCCGTGCCGTACGAGCCCGCCGCGCTGCCGCTGGTCGTGCGCGCGGGCGCCGGGTCGGCCCGTGACTCGCTGTCGATCCTCGACCAGCTCCTCGCGGGCGCGGACGACGCCGGGATCACCTACGCCCGCGCCGTCTCGCTCCTGGGGTACACCGACGCCGACCTGCTGGACGAGATCGTCACCGCGTTCGCGCGGCGCGACGGGGCCAAGGTCTTCGCGGCGGTCAACCGGATCATCGAGGGGGGACACGATCCGCGCCGGTTCGCCGCCGACCTCCTTGAGCGCTTCCGCGACCTGGTGGTGATCGCCAACGTCCCCGAGGCGACGTCCAGCGGCCTGCTCGACCATCCGGCCGACGAGCTGGAGCGGCTCGCCGCGCAGGCGGCCTCGATGGGGCCCGCCGAGCTGACCCGGGCGGCCGAGGTGTTCAACGCCGGGCTGACCGAGATGCGCGGCGCGACGTCCCCCAGGCTGCTCCTGGAACTCATGTGCGCCCGCGTGCTGCTCCCCGGCGCCGAGGGGGGCGAGGCGGCGATGATGGCCCGCCTGGAGCGCCTGGAGCGCGGCGGGGTCGTGGCCGCGGCGCCGGCCGCCGTCGCGGCGCCCGCCGAGCCTTCCCCCGCCCCGCGGCCCGCGGCACGGCCGGAGCCCGCCCCGGCGGCCCCGCGTGCGGAGGAGGCGGAACGGGCCGAGCCGCGCCCGCCCGCCGCGCGTCCCGCGGCCGACGACTGGCCCGCCGCGGCGAAGCCGGGGTCGGGCGGGCAGCCACGCCGTCCGGAGCCCGCCTCAGACCCCGCGCCCGCTCCCCGGGTGGCTCCGCAGGGCGGCGCCCTGCAGCACACCTGGCCGCAGGTTCTCGACGTGCTCAGGCGGCGCTCCCCGGCGGTCTGGGCGAACGTGAGCACGCACGCCGAGGTCATCGGCGTCGAGGGGAACATCGTCACCTTGGGCTACAGCCAGGTCGGCGCCATGCGCTATTTCGTCAACGGCACCAAGGACACGGTGGTGGCGGCGGCGATCGCCGAGGTCATGGGCGGCACGTGGAAGGTCGAGGCCGTCGTCGCCGGGTCCTCGGGGCCGTCCGCCGGCGCCGCGCCGGCGCGGCAGGCTCCGCCCGCGGCCCGCCCGGCGCCGTCCCGGCCGGAGAACGCCGCCCCTGCCCCGGCCCCGCAGGCGTCCCCGTCTCCCCAGGCGGCCCCGTCCGCGCAGGCGTCTCCGCCCGCGCGGCGGCAGCCGGCCGCGGGACGGCCCCAGGCCCCGTCGTCGCAGGCCGACGACGACCCCTGGCCGGACGCCCCGCCTCCGGACGACGTCGGCGGCCCTCCCGGCGGCGGGCGCGGCCCGGCGCGCGGCGGGCTCGCGGCGGCGCGCTCGGCGGCGAACGCGGCGGCCCAGGCCGGTCCCCGGCAGGCGGGCGCGACCGGCTGGCCGGACGCGGTGCCCGGCCGTACCGGGGCCGTGGAGGCCGATGAGGTCGACCCGGACAACGACGCGGACGCCGACGCCGACGCGCTGACCGGCATGGCCCTGGTCCAGCGGGAACTGGGCGGCCAGATCATCGGAGAGATCGACCACAGCTAG
- a CDS encoding helix-turn-helix domain-containing protein, with protein sequence MVSEHAVSGKQAGTAPTWPRGGPTVLRMALGHHLRRLREARGITRDEAGYAIRGSESKISRLELGRSPIKTRDLADLLTLYGITDEREREALTAMARQAGLPGWWHEFAGLLPGWFEPYVGLEEAASVIRAYEVQFIPGLLQTPDYARAVIRLVHGAEPPDDIDRRVGLRMRRQHRLLRADGLRLWAIVDEAALRRPLGGPGVQRAQLEHLITAAAAPNISLQVLPFAAGGHAAAGGPITILRFAEAAISDVVYLEQLASALYLDKRADVDDYTAIMNELTVQAAPIGETPTLIKSIIDDL encoded by the coding sequence ATGGTCAGCGAGCACGCCGTCAGCGGGAAGCAGGCCGGGACGGCGCCGACCTGGCCCCGCGGCGGGCCGACGGTCCTGCGCATGGCGCTCGGCCACCATCTGCGGCGGCTCCGCGAGGCCAGGGGCATCACCCGCGACGAGGCCGGCTACGCGATCCGGGGCAGCGAATCCAAGATCAGCCGATTAGAACTCGGCCGGAGCCCCATCAAGACACGGGATCTGGCCGACCTGCTCACGCTCTACGGCATCACCGACGAACGGGAACGCGAGGCCCTGACGGCCATGGCCCGCCAGGCGGGCCTCCCGGGATGGTGGCACGAGTTCGCCGGCCTGTTGCCCGGCTGGTTCGAGCCCTACGTCGGGCTGGAGGAGGCCGCCTCCGTCATCCGCGCCTACGAGGTGCAGTTCATCCCCGGCCTGCTGCAGACCCCTGACTACGCGCGCGCCGTCATCCGCCTGGTCCACGGCGCCGAGCCCCCGGACGACATCGACCGCCGGGTCGGCCTGCGCATGAGGCGCCAGCACAGGCTGCTGCGCGCCGACGGGCTACGGCTGTGGGCGATCGTGGACGAGGCGGCGCTGCGCCGCCCGCTCGGCGGCCCCGGCGTGCAGCGCGCCCAGCTGGAGCACCTCATCACGGCCGCCGCGGCGCCCAACATCTCGCTGCAGGTGCTGCCCTTCGCGGCCGGCGGGCACGCCGCGGCCGGCGGCCCGATCACCATCCTGCGCTTCGCCGAGGCCGCGATCTCGGACGTGGTCTACCTGGAACAGCTCGCCAGCGCCCTGTACCTCGACAAACGGGCCGACGTCGACGACTACACCGCCATCATGAACGAACTCACCGTGCAGGCCGCCCCCATCGGCGAAACCCCCACCCTGATCAAGTCCATCATCGACGACCTCTGA